From Quercus robur chromosome 8, dhQueRobu3.1, whole genome shotgun sequence:
GGTGGTCTCCTATTGCATGCCCACCATCCAGAGTTTGGAACCCCACTCATGCTCTGATGACAGCAGCCAGGGAACCCACCCTTCAGTTCCGATTTTTGAGCAGTATTGCACCCTTGAATCACACTCAGGAACCAGTGGCTATGCCATTCACAATTCTCCATCTACTGTCAGTTTCTCACCTAATGGCAGCCCAGAACAAGATACAGAGTCATTCCCAGTACACTCACACCAATCATCTGACAACACTTGTGGCTCACCAGTTAATGAATCTTGCTTAACAGATGATGTTGATGACTTGAGGCACAAGATACGTGAACTCGAAACTGCTATGTTGGGACCTCATTCAGATACTCCTGACTTACGCTCTATCACAAACCCTGTTGGAATTGTCCAAATTCCATATGATGCAGAGAAGTGTAAACAAATGATGGAGATGATCTCTAGATGGGACTTGAAAGAAATGCTTTGTGCTTGTGCTAAAGCAATAGAAGAGAATGATAGGTTCACAACTGAATGGTTGATGTCACACTTACAACAGATGGTGTCAGTTAATGGTGAGCCAATCCAACGTTTAGGAGCTTATATGTTAGAAGGACTTGTTGCAAGGTTGGCCTCTTCAGGAAGTTCTATATATAAAGCCCTTAGATGCAAAGAGCCTGCCAGTGCCGAACTTCTCTCATACATGCACATACTCTATGAAGTATGCCCATACTTCAAGTTTGGGTATATGTCTGCAAATGGGGCTATTGCTGAAGCAATGAAGGATGAAAATGAAGTCCATATAATTGATTTTATGATTGCACAAGGCAGTCAGTGGATCACCTTAATCCAGGGTCTTGCTGCAAGGCGTGGAGGGCCTCCAAAGATTCGTATCACAGGCATTGATGATTCTACATCAGCTTATGCCAGAGGAGGGGGGCTTGATATTGTGGGGAACAGGTTATCAAAGCTTGCTGAGTCATGTAAGGTACCTTTTGAGTTCAATGCTGCTAGAATTCCTGCCGCTGAGGTTCAACTTGAAGACCTAGGAGTTCGTCCTGGTGAAGCTATTGCAGTGAATTTTGCCTTAATGTTGCACCACATGCCAGATGAAAGTGTGGGAGGTCAGAATCATCGTGATAGGCTGTTGAGGTTGGTTAAGAGCTTGTCTCCCAAGCTGGTCACTCTTGTTGAGCAAGAATCCAACACCAACACTGCCCCATTCTTTAATCGTTTCCTTGAGACATTGAAATACTATACGGCGATTTTTGAGTCTATTGATGTGACTCTTCCGAGGGATCACAAGGAGCGGATTAATGTTGAGCAGTTCTGTCTGGCTCGAGATATTGTTAACATAATAGCTTGCGAGGGATCTGAAAGAGTAGAACGTCATGAACTTCTAGGAAAATGGAGATCACGGTTTATGATGGCTGGGTTTACACCTTATCCATTAAGTTCCCTAGTGAATGCTACGATCAAGTCCCTGCTGAAGAGCTACAGTGAGAAGTATACACTTGAAGAGAGGGATGGAGCCTTCTTTCTGGGCTGGCTAGACCGAGTTTTGGTTACCTCCTGTGCATGGCAGTGAAACTCCCATAAATTGATGCATGTTTGTAGGTCTTGGGGTGACAACCTGAGGTAGGAAGTTTTTCTAGTAATAAAGTCTGATTTGAAGTTTGAGATTAAAATGTTGTTACCTTTAGTATCATCTAGTAATAAATAACTTTTTCCCACATATCTTGTTCTATTGCACAGTTTACAGAACTAAATTTCATTTAGAACATCAGTGATGGAATGCAATACAAGATATCTGGGTTCTGATTATCAAGGGTAGTATTGAATGTTATAGTATCAGTAGTGTTTAACAGATGCATTTCTGCTTGGACAGCTTAAGAATTTTACAATATGGTGTTATATAAATGGAATTAGTGAGAATATGTATATTATGTGCTACTGCTATTTAACATGCTCTTTATGCAAGCAAAATATGAGCTGAGTTATTAGTTCTAAATTCAAAAAGATATACACAATATTCAGATCAGTCAAAAACTACAATGAAACAGGGAAGTACAGCACTAGGATTTCGCAATATCAAGCATTTTAAGTTGGAAAGCAGTCCTTCACTTCCAACTGAATCAAAATCTAGATATTCCCCATCCACCACATTAACTATGCTCCCAGCAATTGTCCTGCAAACTATCGCAGCcctctttatattcttaacactcGTAGCGGCATTCATATTTTCACTCAAGTCCTCACTGCTGGTATTCAGTTGCACCCCATTTCTTCTGGTGTAATCTGTGTCAAACTTAGATTGAATTATTCTGCAGGCTCCACAAGATGGATCTCTACATAGCTCAGAGACTCGCTTTGACTTTTCACTGTAACAGACTATTGTAGTGCCATAGAATCGTAACAGCTCATTCCCATCTACCGTACTTCTTGGATGTCTTTTATATTGCTCATAGGCTTTCTTCTTCACCCTTTCTCTATATTTTTCGAACCTTTCAACAATTTCTGCAGAGTTCTTCACCTTGAGGACGGTTTTGATCTTTGTTGATGGCTTTGTGGGATTCATGGAAGCTCTTTGAAAGATCATCTCAACAATGTTTCTTGATGGGTCTCCAGTGTTAAGCCCTGTTTAAAATTGGCAAGAGAAGGcataaacaaaatacataatGCATTCTATAGGTTAAAGATTCACAAAGTTTACAGCTATTCCCACCCCACTGACATGAGACACCAACAAAACTAGATATCAAGTAATCGCAAGCCTGTTGCTGCATGAATCGAAATAATGTGACTAAAATCCAGTTTTGATGGGTTTGTCAGATGGCTTGCGTGAGATGAGAGGAAGAGGTCCTTGAGCTATTCTTGATATGAGGCAATTTGTTAATTTTAGTAAGACACTTGATTGGTTCAAGATAAATTGGACGCAGGCCTCAGCAGGCCAAATAAAGTGATTGTTTGTCTTTTGCCTCATGAGAGGTCTTCCAGTGTAGAATATTGCAACCATAGAGATAGATTGTTTCTTGCAAGACCATGAAGTTCTCAACTCAAACTCAAAGAATATGCATTAAATTCAATATTCCTAGTTATATTTTTGGGTCAAGGGGTCATGTTAGCATAACTGTGTATAACCGAAATAAGTTTTCTCCATTTGACCTTTAAGGCAAAATGATATGAACCTTTTTAAAATGGATTTGATGTATTTCGGGGAAGGACATCTCAACTACATCAAGCTTCATTAAATTCCTATGCAAAGAAATCCTCATTATCGGATGTCCCATGAGCAATATTTGTCAGAAAAGTGCTGCAGGTGTAGAGGAAAGCAGTGCCTTAATGAAACTGCTTATTTATTGGCAATCTTGTAGTTGCATAAATATATCTAAGAGGAAAGGTGAAATCAAACCACTGTTACTCTTGAATTtttaacaagaaaacaaacacctATTACTGCCTACCCTCTTCATTCTATTGCACATCCAGTCAATGCTCTTATCCTGCTATCTATAATATTGGTTTACAAAACACCATCTTGGGACAGAATGTAAAGATTCAAAGCCTTAAAAACATTGTGAGAAAGCAAACACTTACTGGAAAGCAATGTTCGTGTGCTGTTCTGCTTGCAAATCACCTTTGTGCTATGAACAAGCTCAGATTCCAATTTATCCTTCTCAGTAGTTGGACTCCTTTTCTTATAACATGTCCCAGGCGGCCGAACAACACCAGTCAGCTTGACTCCACAGTTAAAGTTCTCCTTCAGAGAAACCCACAATGCATgcatctctgtctctctgtctctctgggATTCTAGTTCACTATACTATATTCAATGACACTCCACATCAGTCGATGAGAAATATACTTGGTCAATTATAATACAAAAACTACTTTGTAACAAAAGGGAAAAAGATACTTTGTTGCACAGAACTCATATAGTCATAGGTAGCTTTGTGCCTTTTGGGAAGCTATTAAAACTTTTAAGGTTGGTTTGTAAAGCTAGCTCTGACGGAAATTTGGTCCACATTAAAGTGGCTGAATGGTTTTAAAAGAAAGACAAATGgtgaatttaaatatttttggattctATCAGCAGTGCATTTAAAGACCAAATGGTAACTGTCAGCCCACCCAAAAAGCACCAAAAAAAGCAACACATGCTTCGGTTTTTGCTACTAGTCTAGGGAATGCAAAGAAACACAGAATCTCAAATCATCTGTACTTTGCTAAGTAATAAAACATTGCAGGAAATTCAATTCCATTCCCCCCATTTTCCATAGATTTTCTATCTGTGGGGTCCAAAAAAGCTGGCTTAACGGTTGATTCTAACGGCTAGATTTAGATGGATTAGATGTCTTTCGTCACCTTCATGAAAGATTTATTCTCCATAAGAGCCTTCTGGAGAGAGTGTGGGGCTTCGCTTACCTAATTGCTTCATATTCACTAGAACATACTGTAAAATGTTTTTCACTATATATGCCAATTGCTTTGTTTGAACGTGGCCCCCCGCTAAAAGAACTAGTAATATACTACTATTTCTGCgagtttttggtttttcatGTATTGGTAAGCAAGTCCCCACCTCACCCACTCACGGTCTCAAATTTGGAGCCAAACATTCCCCTTTCTATATAGCCACTGGCACTGGTGGCCACTCCATTCTCAACTTTGATCATTATAGTACTTAGATATATCATCATTTTTCTGACTATAACAGCTTTGCAAGATGCAATCATGTGAAAACTCATGAGCTAGCTAATAACAAACAGTCCATAATAAGAAACAGGCCAATAGATAGAACTATATTTCTTACAATACATGCACTTGATAAGTTACAGTACTGTCTTTCTGTCAGAAATTCATACGAGTCTCAATTTCATATTTGTACAATGTATTCTTCGAGAGTTAATGTAATACAAATAGTGATTGGACTTCAAAGGCATTTGCAGGGAGGCAGTCAAGACCAGGAACAGCTCTTCATACAAATTGTATTTGGACTTCAAAGGCATTTGCAGGGGGCAGTCAATACCAATAACAGCTTTCAgatacttaaagaaaaatgtatAGGAATCCTAATATCATCTTCAGACTCTTGCCTTTTTCTTCTTAAGCCGAAAaggatgggaaaaaaaataaaaatcgcacagcatcttatttttgttggctttttcATAGTAAACAATTTCATGGACCTGTTAGTATTTTCCCCATGTTCTGGGGAAATGGGTAAGAGGAATGGTTTAAAGGTGGAATTCCAATGTTAAGGCTTTCACTTGGATTTCCTCTAGACCCATACTGACTCATGCCAGTATTTAGAACACCAAAGTATGTCATGACTGGGGTGGCTTGAACTACATTATAATGTGAACTGCTAGCGTGAGTTTGGCTTCCCCGAATATCAGAATGATGTGCCTGCCTATGCTCGTTGGATCTATTCTCAACAGCTGAGTTGATCCCAACCCCAAGATTAAGGCTAACATTATCATTTTCTTCTGATCTAATCCTCAAAGGTCCACTCACAGCCGTGGGTCCTGCTGTGTCATGACTACTAGTCCTTGCAGTAGGTACATCATGATTGTGTTTCCCCTCATATGTGGTTATAACTGCTTTGGGATCATGAGATGCTCTCTCCACATGTTTTCTAACAGGGCATCCAGCATTTGTGCACTTGTAGTAGCTCCTGTATCACACGTGAACATGATGATGAGcaacatacaaaaattacaacaaaaaaagataatattcTAGAAGTTAGATCCCAGCCAGAAGAGTAGCAAGCGCATGAAGGGAAAGTACATTTTGGAGTCATAGTTGTACTTCCTATCTATATGCAGGACAACACCATACAAGTAGTCACTGTACAAGTAGTATTACATTATTCACAAGCTCACAGGAGACATATTGATAGACCTTTAGATGAGTTTGTGAGACTAGGGGTTGGAAGGAAGTGCTAGTCATGATGATATCAGATGTAGCATGCAACATTCACTGTGTTTACCACCATAAAtgaaaccattttttttccctctagaCCCACAAATGAATAAGTTGATGACAACAAAAATAAGGCTGAAAACGTCTACAATTTGCTATATCCATTTCTACCCTTTTTAAAGCTATTGATCAATACCACCTCCAGTTAAATGCCTCTGGGGACCATGGAGCTAAATTctaaaaactttgaaaataatACATAGAATTTCAAGTGCCCCCATGTGCAAAGTTAAAGTAGAAATTCTAGATACAGGGGAGTGATACAACAGACAAGGTAACTAGTATTACACTTATGGGGGTGACTACGATCATTGCTCAGTTGAGGACCTAATTCTACTCCAGTAAATTAGTAGTTTGACATCATTGTATCAGATGAAAAACAGAGCACTTTAGCATTTGGATAGCAGGTTCCAGCCCGCTCAGTCCTTTCCCTAAAATTCCTCATGCACCTCCCTCCTGTCTACCAATTGCACTTGGATGGTACAAAATCATGATCTATCTCTGGGTTGCGAAGAATTTTAGAAATACACTAGTTCGTCTTGGTTAATCAGTTTCTAATTTAAGAGTTAATTACATATTGATAATTACTTTTGATTTGCACTGAGAGATCTTTCAACTGATTTCCTCTTTCTATGACTAAATGACACAGCACCTTTACTACATTAGTTGATAACCTCACGATCAGCAACCAGATCACCAGACCTGAGGATTGACACACTCCCTAAGTCTAAAAGAATCAATCCATATAAGAAACAAATTATCATGTGTTTAGCCCTATATCATACATGTTTTTCAAAAAGGGTAAAAATCTAGAGCATCTTAGGAACAATATCTTATGCATCATCTTCTAGTCAGTCAAAGAAATTCTTCTACATGTTTAACTTCAAATTGGATACTCTGTAAGCTATACAGACCTAACCCACGATACCACACTAGCTATGTACCACACAACAATAAATGCTGTAGGTAACATTGTTAGCTATGTACCAAATCCTAAAAGAAGAGGCTCAAATATTCCCCATATTTTGGCCAGATGATCAAAGTACTCGCTTTTTTTCTGGATAAGTAACCAGCTCGCTCAAGTACCGACTTATGCTGGCATAATGTAATATTACCTGCGTTTATTTGTCGCTAAATTCAATTCCACacaaaggaaaacaaacaaaacatgttcTGTTCAAAATATAACAGAATAATTAGAAAAATCCATCATATGACATTATATCATAAGTGGTTCAAAGACTGATAATTGTGAAATAATAGATCCCATAGCTGAAATACTAAGCGTGAATTATAGACACAGGTCACATCACTAAGGGGCATTATCTGTAGCCATATTCCTGATATTGAACTTGTAAAACTTACCTTGGATTAGGATTGCCTCTGACCACTTTCTGCCCATATTTGCGCCAGCGGTACCCATCATCCAGTATATCTACCTCACTAAGAGTTTGAACAACAACTCGTGGTTCCCGGATAGGCTTAACCACCGAAGTGACATCAACCCCGCCAATGTCCATTTTCCTGCTTAGCACAATACAACACTTCATCGGTTAGCACTTAGCACATTAGCAAAACTTCAGAAAACCTAAAGCCTCAATTTTGAATCATAGTACCTCCGCTTTGAGAAtggatcatcatcatcagcctCATCATGGATCCTATTTGGCATTGAACCTCCATCTAGACTATCATCATTTACTGCAACAGGAGATCGGTCAGGAGTGCTAGTTGGCTCAACTGTATGGGATGTCTGTCCAAACATGCCAGACCTCTCTGCAatgccaaaagaaaaatatgccaTAAACAAAAAGCACGTCAGATGGCCCATAACAGAACCCTCAACAGAAATCACTGTGAAGTTTGTCTCTTACCATCTCGACCATTTAAAGATAGAG
This genomic window contains:
- the LOC126694414 gene encoding scarecrow-like protein 21 isoform X1 translates to MHPSQKQKFSNGLQRFSDEPVQEVVSYCMPTIQSLEPHSCSDDSSQGTHPSVPIFEQYCTLESHSGTSGYAIHNSPSTVSFSPNGSPEQDTESFPVHSHQSSDNTCGSPVNESCLTDDVDDLRHKIRELETAMLGPHSDTPDLRSITNPVGIVQIPYDAEKCKQMMEMISRWDLKEMLCACAKAIEENDRFTTEWLMSHLQQMVSVNGEPIQRLGAYMLEGLVARLASSGSSIYKALRCKEPASAELLSYMHILYEVCPYFKFGYMSANGAIAEAMKDENEVHIIDFMIAQGSQWITLIQGLAARRGGPPKIRITGIDDSTSAYARGGGLDIVGNRLSKLAESCKVPFEFNAARIPAAEVQLEDLGVRPGEAIAVNFALMLHHMPDESVGGQNHRDRLLRLVKSLSPKLVTLVEQESNTNTAPFFNRFLETLKYYTAIFESIDVTLPRDHKERINVEQFCLARDIVNIIACEGSERVERHELLGKWRSRFMMAGFTPYPLSSLVNATIKSLLKSYSEKYTLEERDGAFFLGWLDRVLVTSCAWQ
- the LOC126694414 gene encoding scarecrow-like protein 21 isoform X2, with protein sequence MPTIQSLEPHSCSDDSSQGTHPSVPIFEQYCTLESHSGTSGYAIHNSPSTVSFSPNGSPEQDTESFPVHSHQSSDNTCGSPVNESCLTDDVDDLRHKIRELETAMLGPHSDTPDLRSITNPVGIVQIPYDAEKCKQMMEMISRWDLKEMLCACAKAIEENDRFTTEWLMSHLQQMVSVNGEPIQRLGAYMLEGLVARLASSGSSIYKALRCKEPASAELLSYMHILYEVCPYFKFGYMSANGAIAEAMKDENEVHIIDFMIAQGSQWITLIQGLAARRGGPPKIRITGIDDSTSAYARGGGLDIVGNRLSKLAESCKVPFEFNAARIPAAEVQLEDLGVRPGEAIAVNFALMLHHMPDESVGGQNHRDRLLRLVKSLSPKLVTLVEQESNTNTAPFFNRFLETLKYYTAIFESIDVTLPRDHKERINVEQFCLARDIVNIIACEGSERVERHELLGKWRSRFMMAGFTPYPLSSLVNATIKSLLKSYSEKYTLEERDGAFFLGWLDRVLVTSCAWQ
- the LOC126694415 gene encoding uncharacterized protein LOC126694415; this encodes MHALWVSLKENFNCGVKLTGVVRPPGTCYKKRSPTTEKDKLESELVHSTKVICKQNSTRTLLSRLNTGDPSRNIVEMIFQRASMNPTKPSTKIKTVLKVKNSAEIVERFEKYRERVKKKAYEQYKRHPRSTVDGNELLRFYGTTIVCYSEKSKRVSELCRDPSCGACRIIQSKFDTDYTRRNGVQLNTSSEDLSENMNAATSVKNIKRAAIVCRTIAGSIVNVVDGEYLDFDSVGSEGLLSNLKCLILRNPSAVLPCFIVVFD
- the LOC126694412 gene encoding probable WRKY transcription factor 20 isoform X4 — encoded protein: MKTHMMHGPIGSTNPVPADLNQQRSEKSVQAQGQCQPQAFASSPSVKKEMAVSSNELSLASPGHMVTSGAIVPVEVDTDEPNHRGTSNTGVQASQFDHKGSGPSVIAERPSDDGYNWRKYGQKLVKGSEFPRSYYKCTHPNCEVKKLFERSHDGQITEIIYKGTHDHPKPQPSRRYTAGAIMAVQEERSDKALSLNGRDERSGMFGQTSHTVEPTSTPDRSPVAVNDDSLDGGSMPNRIHDEADDDDPFSKRRKMDIGGVDVTSVVKPIREPRVVVQTLSEVDILDDGYRWRKYGQKVVRGNPNPRSYYKCTNAGCPVRKHVERASHDPKAVITTYEGKHNHDVPTARTSSHDTAGPTAVSGPLRIRSEENDNVSLNLGVGINSAVENRSNEHRQAHHSDIRGSQTHASSSHYNVVQATPVMTYFGVLNTGMSQYGSRGNPSESLNIGIPPLNHSSYPFPQNMGKILTGP
- the LOC126694412 gene encoding probable WRKY transcription factor 20 isoform X3, coding for MKTHMMHGPIGSTNPVTTVFSNTNIFNERNSSCFEFKPHASSNMVPADLNQQRSEKSVQAQGQCQPQAFASSPSVKKEMAVSSNELSLASPGHMVTSGAIVPVEVDTDEPNHRGTSNTGVQASQFDHKGSGPSVIAERPSDDGYNWRKYGQKLVKGSEFPRSYYKCTHPNCEVKKLFERSHDGQITEIIYKGTHDHPKPQPSRRYTAGAIMAVQEERSDKALSLNGRDERSGMFGQTSHTVEPTSTPDRSPVAVNDDSLDGGSMPNRIHDEADDDDPFSKRRKMDIGGVDVTSVVKPIREPRVVVQTLSEVDILDDGYRWRKYGQKVVRGNPNPRSYYKCTNAGCPVRKHVERASHDPKAVITTYEGKHNHDVPTARTSSHDTAGPTAVSGPLRIRSEENDNVSLNLGVGINSAVENRSNEHRQAHHSDIRGSQTHASSSHYNVVQATPVMTYFGVLNTGMSQYGSRGNPSESLNIGIPPLNHSSYPFPQNMGKILTGP
- the LOC126694412 gene encoding probable WRKY transcription factor 20 isoform X5, producing the protein MAVSSNELSLASPGHMVTSGAIVPVEVDTDEPNHRGTSNTGVQASQFDHKGSGPSVIAERPSDDGYNWRKYGQKLVKGSEFPRSYYKCTHPNCEVKKLFERSHDGQITEIIYKGTHDHPKPQPSRRYTAGAIMAVQEERSDKALSLNGRDERSGMFGQTSHTVEPTSTPDRSPVAVNDDSLDGGSMPNRIHDEADDDDPFSKRRKMDIGGVDVTSVVKPIREPRVVVQTLSEVDILDDGYRWRKYGQKVVRGNPNPRSYYKCTNAGCPVRKHVERASHDPKAVITTYEGKHNHDVPTARTSSHDTAGPTAVSGPLRIRSEENDNVSLNLGVGINSAVENRSNEHRQAHHSDIRGSQTHASSSHYNVVQATPVMTYFGVLNTGMSQYGSRGNPSESLNIGIPPLNHSSYPFPQNMGKILTGP